A genomic region of Columba livia isolate bColLiv1 breed racing homer chromosome 12, bColLiv1.pat.W.v2, whole genome shotgun sequence contains the following coding sequences:
- the ACSL4 gene encoding long-chain-fatty-acid--CoA ligase 4 isoform X1 gives MKLRLEVWTILLLPVYLLISVYSMLVFIPWYFLTNAKKKKAMAKRLKAKPTSDKAGSPYRAVTHLDSLANINIPGADTLDKLFDHALAKFGKKDCLGTREILSEENEMQPNGKVFKKLILGTYRWLSYEEVNEKVNRLGSGLTALGLTPRSTVVIFCETRAEWMIAALACFKYNFPLVTLYATLGEEAVTYGLNECGASYLVTSVELLESKLKTALPQISCLKHIIYVDKKTINKSEYPENVEIHSMQAVEELGAKPENSSILPSRPVPTDLALVMYTSGSTGRPKGVMMIHKNLIAGMTGQCERIPGLGPKDTYIGYLPLAHVLELTAEISCITYGCRIGYSSPLTLSDQSSKIKKGSKGDCTVLRPTLMAAVPEIMDRIYKNVMSKVQEMNYIQRTLFKIGYDYKLEQIKRGYDAPLCNVLLFKKVKALLGGNVRMMLSGGAPLSPQTQRFMNICFCCPVGQGYGLTETCGAGTITEVADYSTGRVGAPLICCEIKLRDWQEGGYTTKDKPNPRGEIVIGGPNVSMGYFKNEEKTTEDFSVDENGQRWFCTGDIGEFHPDGCLQIIDRKKDLVKLQAGEYVSLGKVESALKNCPLIDNICAYAKSDQSYVISFVVPNQKKLMALAEQKGISGTWVDICNNATMEAEILREIKEVANKMKLERFEIPIKVRLSPEPWTPETGLVTDAFKLKRKELKNHYLNDIERMYGGK, from the exons ATGAAACTTAGGCTAGAAGTATGGACCATTCTCTTGCTGCCTGTGTACTTGTTAATATCTGTGTACAGTATGCTTGTATTTATTCCGTGGTATTTTCTTACCAATGCTAAGAAGAAAAAGGCCATGGCAAAACGTTTAAAAGCTAAACCCACCTCGGACAAAGCTGGAAGCCCCTATCGTGCTGTCACTCATCTTGACTCGCTAGCAAACATTAACATTCCTGGAGCAGACACCCTGGACAAGCTGTTTGACCACGCTTTAGCCAAGTTTGGCAAGAAGGACTGTCTGGGGACCAGGGAAATATTGAGTGAAGAAAACGAAATGCAACCAAATGGAAAAGTGTTCAAAAAG TTAATTTTGGGAACGTACAGGTGGTTATCCTATGAAGAAGTAAACGAGAAAGTGAATCGCCTGGGGAGCGGACTGACCGCCCTGGGACTGACCCCGAGGAGTACTGTTGTCATATTCTGCGAGACCCGAGCGGAATGGATGATTGCGGCTCTAGCCTGCTTCAAGTACAACTTCCCTC TTGTGACGCTGTATGCCACCCTGGGTGAAGAGGCCGTAACCTATGGACTCAATGAGTGTGGAGCATCATACCTGGTCACTAGTGTAGAACTCCTTGAGAGCAAACTTAAG ACTGCGTTGCCGCAAATCTCCTGCCTTAAACATATCATTTATGTGGACAAGAAGACTATCAATAAATCAGAATACCCTGAAAACGTGGAGATTCATAGTATGCAGGCAGTAGAAGAGCTGGGAGCCAAACCAGAAAACT CAAGCATTCTGCCAAGCAGACCTGTTCCTACCGACTTGGCTTTGGTAATGTACACCAGTGGCTCTACTGGGAGACCTAAAGGGGTGATGATGATCCATAAAAACTTAATAGCTGGAATGACGGGACAGTGCGAGAGAATACCTGGACTGGG gcCCAAGGACACTTACATTGGTTACTTGCCCCTGGCGCACGTGTTGGAGCTGACAGCAGAAATCTCGTGCATCACCTACGGCTGCAGGATTGGATATTCCTCTCCGCTCACGCTGTCGGATCAG TCAAGTAAAATTAAGAAGGGAAGCAAGGGAGACTGTACTGTACTTAGGCCTACACTGATGGCAGCCGTGCCT GAAATAATGGACAGAATCTATAAAAATGTCATGAGTAAAGTTCAAGAGATGAACTATATTCAAAGAACTCTATTCAAGATAGGCTACGACTACAAATTGGAACAAATCAAGAGGGGATACGATGCACCTCTGTGTAATGT ACTGTTGTTTAAAAAGGTAAAGGCACTGCTGGGCGGGAACGTGCGCATGATGCTTTCTGGAGGCGCTCCGCTCTCGCCTCAGACACAAAGATTCATGAACATCTGTTTTTGCTGTCCTGTTGGTCAAGGCTATGGCCTGACAGAAACATGTGGAGCTGGAACCATTACAGAAG TTGCTGATTACAGCACCGGCAGAGTTGGAGCTCCACTTATTTGTTGTGAAATAAAGTTGAGAGACTGGCAAGAAG GGGGCTATACTACTAAAGACAAGCCTAACCCTAGAGGAGAAATTGTCATTGGCGGACCTAATGTCTCAAtgggatattttaaaaatgaagagaaaacaaCCGAAGACTTCTCCGTTGATGAGAATGGTCAGAGATGGTTCTGTACAGGAGATATAGGAGAGTTTCATCCGGATGGGTGTCTGCAGATCATAG ATCGTAAGAAAGACTTGGTGAAGCTGCAAGCAGGAGAATACGTATCTCTGGGCAAAGTAGAGTCAGCTCTGAAAAACTGCCCATTGATTGACAATATCTGTGCTTACGCCAAAAG TGACCAGTCCTACGTGATCAGTTTTGTGGTTCCTAATCAGAAGAAGCTGATGGCATTAGCTGAGCAGAAAGGCATCAGTGGAACCTGGGTAGATATTTGTAACAATGCTACAATGGAAGCTGAAATACTGCGAGAGATTAAAGAAGTGGCAAACAAGA TGAAATTAGAAAGGTTTGAAATACCCATCAAAGTACGGTTAAGCCCTGAACCCTGGACCCCAGAGACTGGGTTAGTAACAGATGCTTTCAagctgaaaaggaaagaactgaaaaaccaTTACCTCAACGACATCGAACGAATGTACGGAGGCAAATAA
- the ACSL4 gene encoding long-chain-fatty-acid--CoA ligase 4 isoform X2, with protein sequence MAKRLKAKPTSDKAGSPYRAVTHLDSLANINIPGADTLDKLFDHALAKFGKKDCLGTREILSEENEMQPNGKVFKKLILGTYRWLSYEEVNEKVNRLGSGLTALGLTPRSTVVIFCETRAEWMIAALACFKYNFPLVTLYATLGEEAVTYGLNECGASYLVTSVELLESKLKTALPQISCLKHIIYVDKKTINKSEYPENVEIHSMQAVEELGAKPENSSILPSRPVPTDLALVMYTSGSTGRPKGVMMIHKNLIAGMTGQCERIPGLGPKDTYIGYLPLAHVLELTAEISCITYGCRIGYSSPLTLSDQSSKIKKGSKGDCTVLRPTLMAAVPEIMDRIYKNVMSKVQEMNYIQRTLFKIGYDYKLEQIKRGYDAPLCNVLLFKKVKALLGGNVRMMLSGGAPLSPQTQRFMNICFCCPVGQGYGLTETCGAGTITEVADYSTGRVGAPLICCEIKLRDWQEGGYTTKDKPNPRGEIVIGGPNVSMGYFKNEEKTTEDFSVDENGQRWFCTGDIGEFHPDGCLQIIDRKKDLVKLQAGEYVSLGKVESALKNCPLIDNICAYAKSDQSYVISFVVPNQKKLMALAEQKGISGTWVDICNNATMEAEILREIKEVANKMKLERFEIPIKVRLSPEPWTPETGLVTDAFKLKRKELKNHYLNDIERMYGGK encoded by the exons ATGGCAAAACGTTTAAAAGCTAAACCCACCTCGGACAAAGCTGGAAGCCCCTATCGTGCTGTCACTCATCTTGACTCGCTAGCAAACATTAACATTCCTGGAGCAGACACCCTGGACAAGCTGTTTGACCACGCTTTAGCCAAGTTTGGCAAGAAGGACTGTCTGGGGACCAGGGAAATATTGAGTGAAGAAAACGAAATGCAACCAAATGGAAAAGTGTTCAAAAAG TTAATTTTGGGAACGTACAGGTGGTTATCCTATGAAGAAGTAAACGAGAAAGTGAATCGCCTGGGGAGCGGACTGACCGCCCTGGGACTGACCCCGAGGAGTACTGTTGTCATATTCTGCGAGACCCGAGCGGAATGGATGATTGCGGCTCTAGCCTGCTTCAAGTACAACTTCCCTC TTGTGACGCTGTATGCCACCCTGGGTGAAGAGGCCGTAACCTATGGACTCAATGAGTGTGGAGCATCATACCTGGTCACTAGTGTAGAACTCCTTGAGAGCAAACTTAAG ACTGCGTTGCCGCAAATCTCCTGCCTTAAACATATCATTTATGTGGACAAGAAGACTATCAATAAATCAGAATACCCTGAAAACGTGGAGATTCATAGTATGCAGGCAGTAGAAGAGCTGGGAGCCAAACCAGAAAACT CAAGCATTCTGCCAAGCAGACCTGTTCCTACCGACTTGGCTTTGGTAATGTACACCAGTGGCTCTACTGGGAGACCTAAAGGGGTGATGATGATCCATAAAAACTTAATAGCTGGAATGACGGGACAGTGCGAGAGAATACCTGGACTGGG gcCCAAGGACACTTACATTGGTTACTTGCCCCTGGCGCACGTGTTGGAGCTGACAGCAGAAATCTCGTGCATCACCTACGGCTGCAGGATTGGATATTCCTCTCCGCTCACGCTGTCGGATCAG TCAAGTAAAATTAAGAAGGGAAGCAAGGGAGACTGTACTGTACTTAGGCCTACACTGATGGCAGCCGTGCCT GAAATAATGGACAGAATCTATAAAAATGTCATGAGTAAAGTTCAAGAGATGAACTATATTCAAAGAACTCTATTCAAGATAGGCTACGACTACAAATTGGAACAAATCAAGAGGGGATACGATGCACCTCTGTGTAATGT ACTGTTGTTTAAAAAGGTAAAGGCACTGCTGGGCGGGAACGTGCGCATGATGCTTTCTGGAGGCGCTCCGCTCTCGCCTCAGACACAAAGATTCATGAACATCTGTTTTTGCTGTCCTGTTGGTCAAGGCTATGGCCTGACAGAAACATGTGGAGCTGGAACCATTACAGAAG TTGCTGATTACAGCACCGGCAGAGTTGGAGCTCCACTTATTTGTTGTGAAATAAAGTTGAGAGACTGGCAAGAAG GGGGCTATACTACTAAAGACAAGCCTAACCCTAGAGGAGAAATTGTCATTGGCGGACCTAATGTCTCAAtgggatattttaaaaatgaagagaaaacaaCCGAAGACTTCTCCGTTGATGAGAATGGTCAGAGATGGTTCTGTACAGGAGATATAGGAGAGTTTCATCCGGATGGGTGTCTGCAGATCATAG ATCGTAAGAAAGACTTGGTGAAGCTGCAAGCAGGAGAATACGTATCTCTGGGCAAAGTAGAGTCAGCTCTGAAAAACTGCCCATTGATTGACAATATCTGTGCTTACGCCAAAAG TGACCAGTCCTACGTGATCAGTTTTGTGGTTCCTAATCAGAAGAAGCTGATGGCATTAGCTGAGCAGAAAGGCATCAGTGGAACCTGGGTAGATATTTGTAACAATGCTACAATGGAAGCTGAAATACTGCGAGAGATTAAAGAAGTGGCAAACAAGA TGAAATTAGAAAGGTTTGAAATACCCATCAAAGTACGGTTAAGCCCTGAACCCTGGACCCCAGAGACTGGGTTAGTAACAGATGCTTTCAagctgaaaaggaaagaactgaaaaaccaTTACCTCAACGACATCGAACGAATGTACGGAGGCAAATAA